The Halalkalibacter krulwichiae genome has a segment encoding these proteins:
- a CDS encoding TatD family hydrolase: MHLIDTHVHIDHYPEPQKIAQEYERLKIYTLFVTNLPELFNKHYTAFQGYKYVRLCLGFHPQVASEFTFNETLFNKLVQNTRYIGEVGLDFYNEHVEIKNRQIRTFEYVTSPTFNKGRIYTIHSKNSEDITLEILTQNKVKHAIFHWYSGKLTTLEKIVDNGYYFSLNPKMLQSKNGQKIIERLPLDRILFETDGPFAKYNKKIIYPSTISELYCDFEKVIPSFKDQIYKNFRRLLIEKDLYK; encoded by the coding sequence ATGCACCTTATTGATACTCATGTTCACATAGACCATTATCCTGAACCTCAAAAAATTGCACAGGAGTATGAAAGGTTGAAAATCTATACATTATTTGTAACAAACCTACCTGAATTGTTTAATAAACACTACACTGCTTTCCAAGGTTATAAATATGTGAGATTATGTTTAGGATTTCATCCTCAAGTCGCGAGCGAATTTACCTTTAATGAAACCCTGTTCAATAAATTAGTTCAAAACACCAGATATATTGGAGAAGTTGGACTAGATTTTTATAATGAGCATGTTGAAATCAAAAATAGACAGATAAGGACTTTTGAATATGTCACCTCTCCCACTTTTAATAAGGGTAGAATTTATACGATCCACTCTAAAAATTCAGAAGATATTACTTTAGAAATCCTTACCCAAAACAAAGTAAAGCATGCTATATTCCATTGGTATAGTGGTAAACTGACAACTTTAGAAAAAATTGTAGATAACGGATATTATTTTTCGTTAAATCCTAAGATGTTACAGAGTAAAAATGGTCAAAAAATTATTGAACGATTACCTTTGGATCGTATCCTTTTTGAAACAGATGGTCCTTTTGCAAAATACAACAAAAAAATAATTTACCCTTCTACAATATCGGAGTTGTATTGTGATTTTGAAAAAGTCATACCCTCATTTAAAGATCAGATTTATAAGAATTTCAGACGATTATTAATTGAGAAGGATTTATATAAGTAA
- a CDS encoding DUF3888 domain-containing protein → MSKIISSLLLVLIVLAPISFVSASDLSGKTTKEIYASPEELLVDMINPYITEIVSEECGEGVHWTFERVNKLELIVDHTGSESKSWYELNLMIRTFSSTSDNEDMSLDTVTLHIDPKTYFGSIEGKRKNLDEVSVKVVNYSHHHDNEKE, encoded by the coding sequence ATGAGTAAAATAATATCATCGTTATTATTAGTCCTAATTGTTTTAGCTCCTATTTCTTTTGTTTCAGCTAGTGACCTTAGCGGGAAAACAACAAAGGAAATTTATGCTTCTCCAGAAGAGCTATTAGTTGATATGATTAATCCTTATATCACAGAAATTGTTAGTGAAGAATGTGGAGAAGGAGTGCATTGGACATTTGAAAGAGTGAACAAATTAGAGTTGATTGTAGATCATACGGGTTCAGAGTCGAAAAGTTGGTATGAACTAAACTTGATGATTCGTACATTTAGTTCTACTTCAGATAATGAAGACATGAGTTTGGACACGGTGACTTTACATATTGATCCTAAAACCTACTTTGGTTCAATTGAAGGTAAGAGAAAGAACCTTGATGAAGTGTCGGTTAAAGTTGTTAATTACAGCCATCATCATGATAACGAAAAGGAATAA
- a CDS encoding RNA polymerase sigma factor has translation MKTWLFSIARNVAIDYSRKAKRKLIFNEVLLKMIPSKQKSTEDVIEIKEQVGDVFSTVKGLKNEYRMVILLRAVNDFSIKETADIMGWSESKVKVSYHRALKQLKTHLEKDETESNGRWLIENE, from the coding sequence GTGAAAACATGGTTATTTTCAATTGCAAGAAATGTAGCTATTGATTATTCGCGTAAAGCTAAAAGAAAACTTATTTTTAATGAAGTTCTGTTAAAAATGATACCTTCCAAACAAAAGTCTACTGAAGATGTAATAGAGATAAAAGAACAAGTTGGAGATGTCTTTAGCACTGTTAAGGGTTTAAAAAATGAATACAGAATGGTCATTCTCTTACGTGCGGTGAACGACTTTTCAATAAAAGAGACAGCGGATATTATGGGATGGTCGGAATCAAAGGTAAAGGTATCTTATCACCGTGCTTTAAAACAGCTTAAAACACATCTTGAGAAGGATGAAACAGAGAGTAATGGAAGGTGGTTAATAGAAAATGAATAA
- a CDS encoding SIR2 family NAD-dependent protein deacylase produces the protein MEKGYEKYGKRYRKIIQLEDFAETKLSEQLYIKFHGDLGSPETIVFTTEDYEKRMNETQNALNIRLRSDLLAKNLLFVGYSFRDINIQQMFAELNEAFFGKLPVSYMIAYKYSEELQILCDEYGIILIDPLKECPAIENHETAFKHFLKRVLEEARIKKLDNEMKEFFTPTSSRPVKVVNKQKIELLEEIVNRNSFSVGIKAFRQICDASNIPSDFEKRIVNAFIQLAKSVNNDKDTESLNAAIFNLKISEPLNKLEILSTLMATANVRSPKCKYGSDNFFIRIQVISQGCYIVAAAKAIEKVYSWGWKPTPSLSSNINDWIEYGANFETLPEQLQQYVLPWVNKMRNDCKTVAEHPIKRQQRLLEYSSFVSSKSLNENEVKLLCEFISE, from the coding sequence ATGGAAAAAGGATATGAAAAGTATGGGAAAAGGTATAGAAAAATTATTCAATTAGAGGACTTTGCTGAAACTAAATTATCAGAACAACTTTACATTAAGTTTCATGGCGACCTTGGTTCCCCTGAAACAATCGTATTTACAACAGAAGATTATGAAAAAAGGATGAACGAAACTCAAAATGCCCTAAATATTCGCTTACGTTCTGATCTTCTAGCAAAAAACTTATTATTTGTAGGCTATAGTTTCCGCGATATAAATATCCAGCAGATGTTCGCTGAACTTAACGAAGCATTTTTTGGTAAACTACCTGTATCTTATATGATCGCTTATAAGTATAGTGAAGAGCTTCAAATATTATGTGACGAATACGGAATTATTTTAATTGACCCCCTTAAAGAATGTCCAGCTATAGAAAACCATGAAACTGCATTCAAGCACTTTCTAAAACGTGTACTAGAAGAGGCTAGGATAAAAAAGCTGGATAATGAAATGAAAGAATTTTTCACACCAACTTCTTCGAGACCTGTAAAAGTAGTTAACAAACAAAAAATTGAACTGTTGGAGGAAATAGTAAATAGAAACTCTTTTTCAGTTGGGATTAAAGCTTTTAGGCAGATTTGTGATGCCTCTAATATTCCCTCTGACTTTGAGAAAAGAATTGTAAACGCATTTATTCAACTCGCAAAGTCTGTAAACAACGACAAAGATACTGAGTCTTTAAACGCAGCTATTTTTAATTTGAAAATAAGTGAACCATTAAATAAACTCGAAATTTTATCTACTCTTATGGCAACTGCAAATGTTAGAAGTCCTAAGTGCAAGTACGGAAGTGATAACTTCTTTATAAGGATTCAGGTTATAAGCCAAGGTTGTTATATTGTTGCTGCTGCAAAAGCTATTGAAAAGGTATATAGCTGGGGATGGAAACCTACTCCATCACTTTCATCTAATATAAACGATTGGATTGAGTATGGAGCCAATTTTGAAACCCTGCCTGAACAATTACAACAGTACGTTTTGCCTTGGGTTAATAAGATGAGAAATGACTGTAAAACAGTAGCCGAACACCCGATCAAAAGGCAACAAAGACTCCTAGAGTATTCTTCCTTTGTTTCCTCAAAAAGTCTAAATGAGAATGAAGTAAAATTACTTTGTGAATTTATCAGTGAGTAG
- a CDS encoding tyrosine-type recombinase/integrase: MLLSQAWKTYESDKRIEGFSSQTLKAYRLQSCLLIRYFTDVAIESLSTNQLKEYLAESSELLKPSSLAYRIRFMRSLFRWSHEEGHIPSNPAYKIKEPKVGKRIPKFLTEREIEHLREACKMPMEKALFEFMFSTGCRIGEIVSLDKNCINWSNRSAIVRGKGDKEREVYFNIKCDIWLKRYINIRQDNDPAIFVTDRSPHRMSIAQMRYIIKRISSRAGINKTIHPHQLRHSYATHLLNNGAPIDVIQSLLGHEKTETTRIYAQLSGRLRQDLYRKYF; encoded by the coding sequence ATGCTCTTATCACAAGCGTGGAAAACCTATGAATCTGATAAACGAATTGAAGGTTTCTCTTCTCAAACGTTAAAAGCTTACCGGCTTCAATCATGCCTTCTTATCCGCTATTTTACTGATGTGGCGATTGAATCATTGTCTACAAATCAATTAAAGGAGTATTTAGCGGAATCAAGCGAACTTTTAAAGCCGTCTAGCTTAGCCTATCGAATTCGGTTCATGCGGTCCTTGTTTCGGTGGTCACATGAAGAGGGACACATTCCCTCAAACCCAGCTTATAAGATCAAGGAACCAAAAGTCGGGAAACGAATACCCAAGTTCCTTACAGAAAGAGAGATTGAACATCTTAGGGAAGCTTGTAAAATGCCAATGGAGAAAGCGCTGTTTGAGTTTATGTTTTCAACTGGCTGCCGTATTGGTGAAATTGTCTCTCTGGACAAGAATTGTATTAACTGGTCTAATCGTTCTGCTATTGTTAGAGGAAAAGGCGATAAAGAACGTGAGGTGTACTTTAACATCAAATGTGACATCTGGTTAAAACGGTACATCAACATCCGTCAAGATAATGATCCCGCGATCTTTGTGACAGATCGTTCACCTCATCGAATGAGCATCGCTCAAATGAGGTATATCATAAAACGTATTTCAAGCCGTGCAGGCATTAATAAAACCATACACCCCCATCAGCTTAGACACAGTTATGCCACTCATTTATTAAACAATGGAGCCCCTATTGATGTCATACAGAGTTTACTCGGCCATGAAAAAACGGAGACGACACGGATCTATGCCCAACTGAGTGGACGACTTAGACAAGACTTATATAGAAAATATTTTTAA
- a CDS encoding Kiwa anti-phage protein KwaB-like domain-containing protein: MAAITDINTLLGLLKDPAIDKTTNLYMITRKKENEAFIYKVFTAETHNEIAEQLNDIAISHLTKIQNQEKEFREYEIDDSSNEYVQFIAVNNVSAASNILDPIFSNNADEFTSDSETFINLWAYAVKIEMNDKKLVLFRKYSKGKVLKKGFRDAVLFKDGKFSKIEHDVFQIDENVDCFIWNEEIFISQHHYFEKIFSYEDQYEAKFGEALEAFKQFTYIDHESLEQYVQTDSAQKRKLAAIMKNGIYEKYGFSEVASTIEKYELGIEVNQQEQKVNIAPKDSRKFLKILNDDYLRSEVSKVRYESIAKRKGRR; the protein is encoded by the coding sequence ATGGCAGCAATAACTGATATAAATACTTTACTCGGATTATTGAAGGACCCAGCAATCGATAAAACAACAAATCTTTATATGATCACACGTAAAAAAGAAAATGAAGCGTTCATATATAAAGTCTTTACAGCTGAAACGCATAATGAAATAGCTGAGCAATTAAATGACATTGCGATTAGTCACCTTACGAAAATTCAAAACCAAGAAAAAGAATTTCGTGAGTATGAGATTGATGATTCATCAAATGAATATGTACAATTTATTGCTGTAAACAATGTTTCTGCTGCAAGTAATATCCTTGACCCAATTTTTAGTAATAATGCAGACGAATTCACATCTGACTCTGAAACATTTATAAATCTTTGGGCATATGCAGTAAAAATTGAAATGAATGATAAGAAACTAGTTTTGTTTCGTAAATACAGCAAAGGTAAAGTCCTTAAAAAAGGTTTTCGTGATGCTGTTCTGTTCAAAGATGGCAAGTTTTCCAAAATTGAACACGATGTATTTCAAATTGATGAGAATGTTGATTGTTTCATTTGGAATGAAGAGATATTTATTTCCCAACACCACTATTTCGAGAAAATTTTCAGTTACGAAGATCAATACGAAGCAAAATTCGGTGAAGCTTTAGAAGCATTTAAACAATTTACTTACATTGACCATGAATCGCTTGAACAGTACGTGCAAACGGATTCTGCTCAGAAGCGAAAGCTCGCTGCTATAATGAAAAATGGCATTTACGAAAAGTATGGTTTTAGTGAAGTTGCATCCACCATTGAAAAATATGAACTTGGTATCGAAGTAAATCAGCAAGAACAAAAAGTTAATATTGCTCCCAAGGATTCTCGTAAGTTTTTGAAAATCTTAAATGATGATTATCTTCGGTCAGAGGTTTCAAAAGTTCGTTACGAAAGTATTGCGAAAAGAAAAGGACGAAGATGA
- a CDS encoding zinc ribbon domain-containing protein, which yields MVPSITTYTRKDGSKRKHRYYVCGVFHNKGSSACKANSIKACDAEDAVTNRIKEFLNDSAGFSQTIEKINKDTVQSNVKSKEQLESINTELKEANAMQEKYMEAFEQNLFPVSILQERLQKLAKSKNSLEQKKNELSIQLSSSDSKIIPPDVIRLLLEKYVQAFEQATREKKKQLFQLLLNEITINQSEGRSRTVDKVELDFYFSEVNLSKTFTLIHILYLESEQLEESSSSNPDSKDQMPPYLQIFLTLFMVRFTVALLTVNFI from the coding sequence ATGGTTCCATCTATCACTACCTATACTCGAAAAGATGGAAGCAAACGAAAACATCGCTATTATGTATGTGGTGTATTCCATAACAAAGGATCATCTGCCTGTAAGGCGAATTCAATCAAAGCCTGTGATGCAGAAGATGCTGTCACTAACCGTATAAAAGAATTCTTAAACGATTCAGCCGGATTTAGTCAAACCATAGAAAAAATTAATAAAGACACAGTTCAATCAAATGTGAAATCAAAGGAGCAGTTAGAGAGTATCAATACAGAGCTTAAAGAAGCCAATGCCATGCAAGAAAAATATATGGAAGCATTTGAGCAAAATCTCTTCCCTGTTTCCATATTACAGGAACGATTACAAAAATTAGCTAAATCGAAGAATAGCTTAGAGCAAAAGAAAAACGAACTCAGCATTCAACTAAGTTCATCAGACTCGAAAATTATTCCACCAGACGTGATCAGGCTATTATTAGAAAAGTATGTTCAAGCTTTTGAACAGGCTACAAGAGAAAAGAAAAAGCAACTCTTTCAGCTTTTGCTAAATGAGATAACAATCAATCAATCCGAGGGCCGCTCTCGAACTGTGGATAAAGTAGAACTCGATTTTTATTTTTCCGAAGTCAATCTGTCCAAGACATTTACACTGATCCACATACTGTATCTTGAATCAGAACAATTAGAGGAAAGTTCCTCTTCAAATCCTGATTCAAAAGACCAAATGCCACCTTATCTTCAAATTTTTTTGACTCTATTTATGGTACGGTTCACCGTTGCACTATTAACGGTAAACTTTATATAA
- a CDS encoding RNA polymerase sigma factor produces the protein MRDETNTEEEIRNIYQLHYKDVYRFIVSFTKTQDEAEDLTQEVFIRSFCLWHLINVSFGN, from the coding sequence TTGAGAGACGAAACAAATACAGAAGAAGAGATTCGCAATATTTATCAATTACATTACAAAGATGTATATCGGTTTATCGTTTCTTTTACAAAGACTCAAGATGAGGCAGAAGATTTAACACAAGAAGTTTTTATTCGTTCTTTTTGTTTATGGCATTTAATAAATGTGTCTTTTGGCAATTAA
- the spoIIP gene encoding stage II sporulation protein P, giving the protein MNKKEESNIIEQLKREHSKITPRDQFVRELEETLVKRFSKRNKNKLSLPAFALIFSTLIFSMLVFNLGSLNEGTSALNSDNPQVYIYHTHNTESFLPDLNVDDGRLAFDEEINITLVGQHLSNQLEGKNIRTIHDNTDFVALLQKQNLEFRQAYELSKINVERALEAHDSLKMVFDIHRDSTSSIVTTTTINNQEVAKLLFVVSRNHDGFEENLKFAELIHKQLEEKYPGLSREF; this is encoded by the coding sequence ATGAATAAAAAAGAAGAGTCTAATATTATAGAGCAGCTAAAGCGAGAACACTCAAAAATTACTCCTCGTGATCAGTTCGTTCGAGAATTAGAGGAAACACTTGTAAAGCGTTTTTCTAAAAGAAACAAAAACAAATTATCTTTACCTGCTTTTGCTTTAATTTTTTCCACATTGATTTTCAGTATGTTGGTATTTAACCTTGGGAGTTTGAATGAAGGAACTTCTGCTTTAAATAGTGATAACCCACAGGTTTATATTTACCATACTCATAATACTGAATCATTCTTACCTGATTTAAACGTTGATGACGGCAGGCTCGCTTTCGATGAGGAGATAAACATTACACTAGTAGGGCAACATTTGAGTAATCAATTGGAAGGAAAAAATATACGAACTATACATGATAACACTGACTTCGTGGCGCTTCTACAAAAACAGAATTTAGAGTTTCGGCAAGCATACGAATTATCAAAAATAAATGTTGAACGAGCGCTAGAGGCACATGATAGTTTGAAAATGGTATTTGATATTCATAGAGATTCAACTTCAAGTATAGTTACAACAACAACAATTAATAATCAAGAAGTAGCTAAATTACTGTTTGTTGTAAGTAGAAACCATGATGGTTTTGAAGAAAACTTAAAATTTGCAGAATTAATTCACAAACAATTAGAGGAGAAATACCCAGGTTTATCTAGGGAGTTTTAA
- a CDS encoding DUF4181 domain-containing protein gives MYGVEPTFWLNLLLILAIVILLLVSFNTIMRKWLKVEKRKFFSYNHVNAKHKKMDWAIRITTIFFIFLGYVITMMRGPMEMIWFLQPWFILLIFIVISEMVRAVMERKYAENSNAYKLTISQIIFSLILFFTLYMTDFFGLI, from the coding sequence ATGTATGGTGTAGAGCCTACCTTTTGGCTGAATTTATTATTGATTTTAGCTATTGTAATCCTATTGCTTGTTTCCTTTAATACAATCATGAGAAAGTGGCTAAAAGTTGAGAAGAGGAAATTCTTTTCATATAACCATGTTAATGCAAAGCATAAAAAAATGGATTGGGCAATTAGAATTACTACCATATTCTTCATCTTTTTAGGATATGTTATAACCATGATGAGAGGACCTATGGAAATGATTTGGTTTTTACAACCGTGGTTTATACTATTAATTTTTATTGTTATTTCTGAAATGGTAAGAGCAGTTATGGAACGAAAGTATGCAGAAAACTCTAATGCTTATAAATTAACAATTAGTCAAATAATATTTTCGCTTATACTGTTCTTCACTTTATACATGACTGATTTTTTTGGATTAATATAA
- a CDS encoding 7-cyano-7-deazaguanine synthase, whose translation MQFTIDSLSNLHTILLKDVNYDYKGKSTIILDLVTTMGAIYCADVKTSKVNDKPRYIELTIPVFNPDIWTKNVIQIEELVKWVSEDTMKITFIGSSDTIDGYVNGLIPGTNNVVTLFSGGLDSFAGAYYNYKNNIKSDYLGFINKGEEKTKQLDVKEFYQQIFDDATEIILIDKPIKKKQTFIQSTRSLLYLALAIAKAHFNSSKEVYLYENGILSLNPEIQNRYTTKTTHPKTMFIYKSLLEKLSIDIKINHPFLFMTKGQITNDMNAEFKKAIEHTFTCGQGRSHPERSHSGQCGICIPCVLRKISLAAYDNEIFDVNYEYPYDVKISDIKEGNYRKDYASNINYFKTYYDLIKSNQIYYQLQIREKYYEEDPKFRISNQKMFSKFAEEYERFMKKYAPY comes from the coding sequence ATGCAATTTACAATTGATTCTTTGTCTAATTTACATACAATTCTTTTGAAGGATGTTAATTATGACTATAAAGGAAAAAGCACTATAATTTTAGATTTGGTAACTACAATGGGAGCTATTTATTGTGCGGATGTTAAGACTTCTAAGGTAAATGATAAACCTAGGTACATTGAATTGACTATTCCTGTTTTCAACCCCGACATTTGGACAAAAAATGTTATACAGATTGAAGAATTAGTGAAATGGGTATCAGAAGATACAATGAAAATAACATTTATAGGTTCAAGTGATACCATTGATGGCTATGTTAATGGCTTAATCCCTGGTACTAACAATGTTGTTACACTTTTTTCAGGTGGGTTAGACTCCTTTGCTGGAGCTTATTACAATTACAAAAATAATATAAAAAGTGATTATCTTGGTTTTATTAACAAAGGTGAGGAAAAAACCAAACAATTAGATGTTAAAGAGTTCTATCAACAAATTTTTGATGATGCAACTGAAATTATTCTAATAGACAAACCTATTAAGAAGAAGCAGACTTTTATTCAGTCAACAAGATCACTATTATATCTTGCGTTAGCAATTGCAAAAGCCCATTTTAACTCTTCCAAAGAAGTTTATTTATATGAGAATGGTATCCTTTCTCTTAACCCAGAGATACAAAACAGATATACAACTAAGACAACTCATCCCAAAACCATGTTTATATATAAATCATTATTGGAAAAGCTAAGTATAGATATTAAAATTAATCATCCATTCTTATTCATGACAAAAGGTCAAATTACTAATGACATGAATGCAGAATTTAAAAAAGCAATTGAACATACCTTTACGTGTGGACAAGGGCGGTCACATCCTGAAAGATCTCATTCTGGACAATGTGGCATATGTATACCATGTGTTTTAAGAAAAATTTCTTTAGCTGCCTATGACAACGAAATTTTTGATGTGAATTATGAATACCCTTATGATGTTAAGATTTCAGATATAAAAGAAGGTAACTATAGAAAAGATTATGCCAGTAATATAAACTATTTTAAGACCTACTATGATTTAATAAAAAGTAATCAGATTTACTATCAATTGCAAATTAGAGAAAAGTATTATGAGGAAGATCCTAAGTTTAGAATAAGCAACCAGAAAATGTTTAGTAAATTTGCTGAGGAATATGAAAGGTTTATGAAAAAGTATGCACCTTATTGA